One Pyrus communis chromosome 4, drPyrComm1.1, whole genome shotgun sequence genomic region harbors:
- the LOC137731091 gene encoding DExH-box ATP-dependent RNA helicase DExH15 chloroplastic — MDTLCVLSTSHAFTRLLPLSRASHPLLRHPTKTLGFCSPKPPPAHSPTSPRFRFTFQCPSSAFPAKSQLYDADEEEEEDEYEEEEEDDVDVAADEYDDVTGDMSDGLEQSDDEIESSVADAEPSTRPEEFKWQRVEKLCGEVKVFGEEMIDDHELASIYDFRIDKFQRLAIQAFLRGSSVVVSAPTSSGKTLIAEAAAVATVARRRRLFYTTPLKALSNQKFREFRETFGDDNVGLLTGDSAVNKDAQVLVMTTEILRNMLYQSVGMASSGDGLFHVDVIVLDEVHYLSDMYRGTVWEEIVIYCPKKVQLICLSATVANPDELAGWIGQIHGKTELVTSSKRPVPLTWHFSTKTSLLHLLDKTGKHMNRRLSVDYLQLNASGTKSYKDDGSRRRGSRRRGSEMSYDDSNGNMSRRPLSKNDINLIHRSQVPQITDTLWQLKTRDMLPAIWFIFSRKGCDAAVQYVQDITLLDDCEKSEVELALKRFRIKYPDAIRETAVKGLLHGVAAHHAGCLPLWKSFIEELFQRGLVKVVFATETLAAGINMPARTAIIASLSKRGDTGRVQLSPNELFQMAGRAGRRGIDEKGHVVLVQSPYEGAEAGCKIVFAGLEPLVSQFTASYGMVLNLLAGAKVTHRSNEPDDTEASLSGRTLEEARKLVEQSFGNYVGSNVMIAAKEELTRIQKEIETLSSEISDEAIDRRSRKILSGPAYKEIADLQEELRAEKRLRTELRRRMESQKMSSLRPLLEEFENGQLPFLCLQYKDSEGVQQSIPAVYLGKVDAVNSSKLKHLVSVDDSFALNAVASEFEPNVVFEPSYYVALGSDNSWYLFTEKWIKTVYKTGFPNVALALGDALPREIMSTLLDKTELKWEKLAESELGGFWNMEGSLETWSWSLNVPVLNSLSEHDELLHKSEAYNEAVERYKDQRNKVSRLKKKISRTQGFREYKKIVDMAKFTEEKIKRLKSRARRLTNRIEQIEPSGWKEFLQISNVIHETRALDINTHVIFPLGVTAAAIRGENELWLAMVLRNKILIGLKPPELAAVCASLVSEGIKVRPWKNNSYIFEPSSKVVDVVSFLDDQRSSFLELQEKHGVNKPCYLDTQFSGMVEAWVSGLTWREIMMDCAMDEGDLARLLRRTIDLLAQIPKLPDIDPLLQSNAKTASNIMDRPPISELAG, encoded by the exons ATGGACACTCTTTGTGTCCTCTCAACCTCACATGCCTTCACGCGCCTCCTTCCTCTCAGCCGCGCTTCCCATCCCCTCCTCCGCCACCCCACCAAAACCCTAGGGTTTTGCTCTCCCAAACCACCTCCCGCACACTCTCCGACCTCACCGCGATTCCGATTCACTTTCCAGTGCCCGAGCTCCGCCTTCCCCGCCAAATCTCAGCTCTACGATGCCgatgaagaagaggaggaagacgagtacgaagaggaggaggaggacgacgTGGACGTTGCCGCGGATGAGTACGACGACGTTACTGGGGATATGTCGGACGGACTCGAGCAGAGCGACGACGAAATTGAGAGTTCGGTGGCTGACGCAGAGCCGTCGACTCGGCCGGAGGAGTTCAAGTGGCAGAGAGTGGAGAAGCTCTGCGGCGAAGTCAAGGTTTTCGGCGAGGAAATGATAGATGACCACGAGCTCGCTTCTATCTACGATTTCCGAATCGATAAGTTTCAG AGATTAGCGATACAAGCGTTCTTGAGAGGTTCGTCGGTGGTGGTATCGGCGCCGACGAGCAGTGGAAAGACTTTGATAGCGGAAGCTGCCGCCGTCGCAACGGTGGCTAGGCGGAGGAGGTTGTTCTACACGACTCCACTTAAGGCCTTGTCCAATCAGAAGTTTCGAGAATTTCG TGAGACTTTCGGCGATGACAATGTCGGCCTTCTCACCGGAGATTCTGCGGTAAACAAAGATGCTCAGGTTTTAGTTATGACCACTGAGATCTTGCGCAACATGTTGTATCAGAG TGTGGGAATGGCTTCTTCTGGGGACGGACTTTTTCACGTAGATGTCATTGTCTTGGATGAAGTTCATTATCTGAGTGACATGTATCGGGGTACAGTGTGGGAAGAAATC GTTATATATTGCCCGAAAAAAGTTCAACTCATATGTTTGTCAGCAACAGTCGCAAACCCAGATGAATTGGCTGGTTGGATTGGTCAG ATTCATGGTAAAACTGAATTGGTAACTTCATCAAAGCGTCCAGTACCATTGACTTGGCATTTCTCGACAAAGACTTCTTTGTTGCATCTTCTTGACAAGACGGGAAAACACATGAATAG GAGGTTGTCAGTCGATTATCTTCAACTCAATGCTTCAGGAACAAAATCTTACAAAGACGATGGGTCTAGAAGGAGGGGCTCAAGAAGACGTGGAAGTGAGATGAGTTATGATGACAGTAATGGTAACATGTCTAGACGACCACTGTCAAAGAATGACATCAACTTAATACACCGTTCGCAA GTACCTCAAATTACAGATACATTATGGCAACTTAAGACTCGGGATATGCTTCCAGCAATATGGTTTATTTTTAGTAGGAAAGGATGTGATGCTGCTGTTCAGTATGTTCAAGATATCACGCTCTTGGATGACTGTGAGAAGAGTGAGGTTGAATTAGCCTTGAAGAGGTTCCGCATCAAGTATCCTGATGCTATCAGGGAGACTGCGGTGAAAGGTTTACTGCATGGGGTTGCTGCACATCATGCTGGCTGTCTACCTTTATGGAAATCATTCATAGAAGAGCTGTTTCAGCGGGGGCTTGTTAAGGTCGTCTTTGCAACAGAAACACTTGCTGCAGGAATCAATATGCCTGCTAGGACAGCCATTATTGCATCCCTCAGCAAAAGAGGTGACACTGGACGTGTCCAATTAAGTCCAAACGAACTGTTTCAAATGGCTGGGCGTGCTGGACGTAGAGGCATTGATGAAAAGGGTCATGTAGTGCTTGTTCAAAGTCCTTATGAAGGCGCTGAAGCAGGTTGCAAGATTGTTTTTGCTGGACTTGAACCTTTGGTTTCGCAGTTTACAGCTTCTTATGGAATGGTGCTGAATCTTCTTGCTGGTGCAAAAGTTACTCATAGATCAAATGAACCAGATGACACCGAAGCCTCCCTATCAGGGCGAACTTTGGAAGAAGCTAGAAAGTTAGTCGAGCAAAGTTTCGGAAACTATGTTGGCAGCAATGTTATGATTGCTGCAAAAGAGGAGCTTACTAGAATTCAGAAAGAGATTGAGACACTGTCTTCAGAGATTAGCGATGAAGCCATTGATAGAAGGAGTAGGAAGATATTATCTGGACCAGCATATAAGGAGATTGCAGATCTACAAGAGGAATTAAGAGCAGAGAAACGACTGAGGACCGAACTTCGAAGAAGAATGGAATCTCAAAAAATGTCTTCACTACGACCCTTGTTAGAGGAGTTTGAAAACGGACAATTACCCTTTTTGTGCCTGCAGTATAAGGATTCCGAAGGAGTTCAACAGTCTATCCCGGCTGTTTATTTGGGGAAAGTTGACGCAGTCAACAGTTCAAAGCTCAAGCACTTGGTTTCTGTTGATGATTCATTTGCACTAAATGCAGTAGCCTCGGAGTTTGAACCAAATGTGGTTTTCGAACCATCCTATTATGTGGCTCTTGGTTCAGATAATTCCTGGTATTTGTTTACAGAAAAGTGGATTAAAACAGTTTATAAGACGGGTTTCCCAAATGTTGCTTTAGCACTAGGAGATGCTTTGCCTCGGGAAATTATGAGCACGCTTCTGGATAAGACAGAGCTCAAGTGGGAGAAGCTTGCCGAGTCTGAACTTGGCGGTTTTTGGAACATGGAAGGATCTCTTGAGACATGGTCTTGGAGTTTGAATGTTCCAGTCTTGAATAGTCTTTCTGAACATGACGAGCTTTTGCATAAGTCAGAAGCATACAATGAAGCAGTAGAACGTTACAAAGATCAAAGAAACAAGGTTTCACGTCTGAAGAAGAAGATCTCGCGTACGCAAGGCTTCAGAGAATACAAGAAAATTGTTGACATGGCCAAGTTTACGGAGGAAAAGATTAAACGATTAAAGAGTAGAGCAAGGCGTTTGACTAATCGAATTGAGCAAATTGAACCCTCCGGTTGGAAGGAGTTCTTGCAGATCAGCAATGTCATACACGAGACTCGAGCATTGGATATCAATACCCATGTCATATTTCCACTTGGTGTAACAGCAGCTGCCATTCGGGGGGAAAACGAACTCTGGCTTGCAATGGTTCTTCGAAACAAAATCTTAATAGGTTTGAAGCCCCCAGAACTTGCTGCCGTCTGCGCAAGTTTAGTATCCGAAGGGATCAAAGTTCGTCCTTGGAAGAACAACAGCTACATATTCGAACCTTCGAGTAAAGTAGTCGACGTGGTCAGCTTCTTGGATGATCAGAGAAGCTCTTTTCTTGAGCTTCAAGAAAAACATGGGGTAAATAAACCTTGCTATTTGGACACACAGTTTTCAGGTATGGTTGAAGCCTGGGTTTCTGGGTTGACTTGGAGGGAAATCATGATGGACTGCGCGATGGACGAGGGCGATTTAGCCCGCCTCCTACGGCGAACCATCGATCTGCTGGCGCAAATTCCCAAGTTGCCGGATATTGATCCGCTACTGCAGAGTAATGCAAAGACGGCGTCAAATATTATGGACCGTCCTCCAATTAGTGAGCTGGCTGGATGA
- the LOC137730674 gene encoding germin-like protein subfamily 1 member 1 — protein sequence MNTINYLFLQLFLNLALFGRAKSDPDPLQDYCIADPETPQEFSLNGAPCIDPNLATSSHFTTSALSKPGDTKANGFNVTLTNRFNLPGLNTLGLTMARVDIDANGIVPPHLHPRASEVTICLTGFLLVGFVDTSNRVFTQQLRPGESFVFPKGLIHFLYNYDSLEPAVALAGLGSQNPGAQIASMASFTSEPSNPVEILKKGFQISDLNAAWIRRNLGG from the coding sequence ATGAACACAATCAATTATCTCTTTCTCCAATTATTCCTCAACCTAGCTCTATTCGGCCGGGCCAAATCCGACCCGGATCCGCTCCAGGACTACTGCATAGCGGATCCGGAAACCCCTCAGGAATTTTCCCTCAATGGTGCACCATGCATTGACCCAAACCTAGCAACCTCTTCCCACTTCACCACATCAGCCCTATCCAAACCAGGCGACACTAAAGCCAACGGGTTCAACGTGACCCTCACCAACCGGTTCAATCTGCCCGGGCTCAACACATTGGGCCTGACCATGGCCCGAGTTGACATAGATGCCAATGGGATTGTGCCACCTCACTTGCATCCAAGGGCCTCGGAGGTCACAATCTGCCTCACGGGCTTCCTTCTTGTGGGCTTTGTGGACACATCAAACCGGGTCTTTACCCAGCAACTGAGGCCCGGGGAGTCTTTTGTGTTCCCCAAGGGTTTGATACATTTTCTGTACAACTACGACTCGTTGGAACCAGCCGTGGCATTGGCCGGGCTCGGTAGCCAAAACCCTGGTGCACAGATTGCGTCCATGGCCTCGTTCACATCCGAGCCTTCAAACCCCGTCGAGATTTTGAAGAAAGGGTTTCAGATTAGTGACCTAAACGCTGCCTGGATTCGGAGGAACCTCGGAGGTTGA
- the LOC137731121 gene encoding pyruvate dehydrogenase E1 component subunit alpha, mitochondrial-like — protein MALSRLASSSGSSLLRPLTSALSLTPSLRRPISSAADDSTTLTIETSIPFTSHNCEPPSRTLETTPKELMTFFRDMALMRRMEIAADSLYKAKLIRGFCHLYDGQEAVAIGMEAAITKKDCIITAYRDHCTFLGRGGTLLQVFSELMGRKDGCSKGKGGSMHFYKKDAGFYGGHGIVGAQIPLGCGLAFGQKYSKDETVTFALYGDGAANQGQLFEALNISALWDLPAILVCENNHYGMGTAEWRAAKSPAYYKRGDYAPGLKVDGMDVFAVKQACKFAKEHALKNGPIILEMDTYRYHGHSMSDPGSTYRTRDEISGIRQERDPIDRIRKLIFAHDLATEKELKDIEKEVRKEVDEAIAQAKESPMLEPSELFTNIYVKGYGTESFGADRKEVRTVLP, from the exons ATGGCTCTATCCCGCCTAGCTTCCTCCTCCGGCTCCAGTCTCCTGAGGCCCCTCACCTCCGCCTTATCCCTCACCCCATCTCTCCGCCGTCCGATCTCATCCGCCGCCGATGACTCCACTACCCTCACAATCGAGACGTCCATCCCCTTCACCTCCCACAACTGCGAGCCGCCGTCGCGCACGCTCGAGACCACTCCCAAGGAGCTTATGACGTTCTTCCGCGACATGGCGTTGATGCGCCGGATGGAGATCGCCGCCGATTCGCTCTACAAGGCCAAGCTGATCCGTGGGTTTTGCCACCTGTACGACGGCCAGGAGGCCGTCGCCATCGGCATGGAGGCCGCAATTACCAAAAAGGACTGCATCATCACCGCGTACCGTGACCACTGCACCTTCCTTGGCCGCGGTGGGACCCTCCTGCAAGTTTTCTCGGAGCTCATGGGGCGCAAGGATGGCTGCTCCAAAGGGAAAGGTGGGTCGATGCATTTCTACAAGAAGGACGCGGGGTTCTATGGCGGCCACGGCATTGTGGGCGCTCAGATTCCTCTGGGATGCGGATTGGCTTTTGGGCAGAAGTACTCCAAGGACGAAACGGTGACGTTTGCTCTCTATGGTGACGGTGCGGCCAATCAGGGGCAGTTGTTCGAGGCGCTAAACATTTCTGCGCTTTGGGATCTCCCTGCAATTTTGGTCTGCGAGAATAATCACT ATGGAATGGGTACCGCCGAGTGGAGAGCGGCGAAGAGTCCCGCATATTACAAGCGCGGTGATTATGCTCCCGGTTTGAAG GTGGACGGTATGGATGTGTTTGCCGTAAAGCAGGCATGCAAGTTTGCAAAGGAGCATGCTCTGAAAAATGGACCCATT ATTCTTGAAATGGACACTTACAGGTACCATGGTCACTCTATGTCTGATCCTGGTAGCACCTACCGCACACGTGATGAGATTTCTGGCATAAGACAG GAGCGTGATCCAATTGATAGAATAAGAAAACTGATATTTGCTCATGATCTAGCTACTGAGAAGGAGCTAAAG GATATTGAGAAGGAAGTAAGAAAAGAAGTTGATGAAGCCATTGCTCAAGCCAAA GAAAGCCCAATGCTAGAGCCCTCTGAACTCTTCACAAATATCTATGTGAAAGGCTATGGAACTGAG TCATTCGGAGCAGATAGGAAAGAAGTCAGAACTGTACTCCCTTGA
- the LOC137731578 gene encoding probable galacturonosyltransferase-like 9, whose product MLPFRLYAAVLFVFSISLLLPPFCIGIRSFPTRAIDGGDAFELGSAAWARFSEAPDYRNGAGCAVSLNREMVSSCDPSLVHIAMTLDSEYLRGSVAAVHSVIKHASCPENVFFHFIAAEFDPASPRVLTKLVRSTFPSLNFKVYIFREDTVINLISSSIRQALENPLNYARNYLGDILGQCVDRVIYLDSDVVVVDDIHKLWNISLTGSRVIGAPEYCHANFTKYFTDGFWSDPVLSRVFSSRNPCYFNTGVMVMDLVRWREGNYRKRIENWMELQRKRRIYELGSLPPFLLVFAGNVEAIDHRWNQHGLGGDNVRGSCRSLHPGPVSLLHWSGKGKPWVRLETKNPCPLDHLWVPYDLYKPIHQLNPAKFQSLSSVSASTLIGFSSYLS is encoded by the coding sequence ATGCTCCCATTCCGGCTATACGCCGCCGTCTTGTTCGTCTTCAGTATCTCCCTCCTCCTTCCCCCGTTCTGCATCGGGATTCGCTCATTCCCGACGAGGGCGATCGACGGCGGGGATGCCTTCGAACTCGGCTCCGCCGCCTGGGCCCGATTCTCCGAAGCCCCCGACTACCGAAACGGCGCCGGATGCGCCGTTTCGTTGAACCGGGAAATGGTGTCCTCCTGCGACCCGTCCCTGGTCCACATCGCCATGACGCTCGACTCCGAGTACCTCCGGGGGTCAGTGGCTGCAGTGCACTCCGTCATCAAGCATGCTTCTTGCCCGGAAAACGTCTTTTTCCACTTCATCGCCGCCGAGTTCGACCCGGCGAGTCCTCGGGTCCTGACCAAACTCGTCCGATCCACCTTCCCCTCCCTCAATTTCAAGGTTTACATATTCCGGGAGGACACCGTTATTAATCTCATCTCGTCGTCGATTCGGCAGGCGCTCGAGAACCCGCTCAACTACGCGAGAAATTACCTGGGCGATATTTTGGGCCAGTGCGTGGACCGGGTCATTTACTTGGACTCCGACGTGGTTGTGGTCGACGACATTCACAAGCTCTGGAACATTTCGCTCACCGGGTCGCGTGTCATCGGAGCCCCGGAGTATTGCCACGCCAACTTTACCAAGTACTTCACCGACGGGTTCTGGTCCGACCCGGTTCTCTCCCGGGTTTTCTCCTCAAGAAACCCCTGCTATTTCAACACCGGTGTGATGGTGATGGACCTGGTGAGGTGGAGGGAGGGAAATTACCGAAAGAGAATCGAGAACTGGATGGAATTACAGAGGAAGAGAAGGATTTACGAGCTGGGTTCTCTGCCGCCGTTCCTGCTCGTCTTCGCCGGCAACGTGGAGGCCATAGACCACCGGTGGAACCAACACGGCCTCGGCGGCGACAATGTCAGAGGCAGCTGCCGGTCTCTGCACCCTGGTCCGGTCAGTCTCCTCCATTGGAGCGGCAAGGGCAAGCCGTGGGTCAGACTCGAAACCAAGAACCCGTGCCCGCTGGACCACCTCTGGGTGCCGTACGATCTCTACAAGCCGATCCACCAGCTCAACCCGGCGAAGTTTCAATCTTTATCGTCGGTTTCTGCATCTACATTGATCGGGTTTTCCAGCTATTTGTCGTGA